One Citricoccus sp. K5 DNA window includes the following coding sequences:
- a CDS encoding aldehyde dehydrogenase family protein — MPQIPDFIADQTLNPGQHREGPGQDDTALDPASMLHVPAGPDVASGNEEPGVAVARMRQAAALRLAHPRRFRAGQLKGIRRMLEEQADAICAALAADLGKPTVEAMLTEVQPTRSEVDHALLYLTDWMEPESVKVPLAFRPASAKVEARPLGTVLIIGPWNYPVQTLLGPLVAAVAAGNAVVLKPSEKAPATSELIGRLIPQYLDPRAVAVVQGGAEAVQALLAEKFDHIFYTGGERVGRIVYEAAAKQLTPVTLELGGKSPCVVADGRNWPAIARRIAFGKFTNAGQTCVAPDYVLAVGEESQRQLEKHLPKAIEEFYGKDAQKSPDYGRMVSAEHLERTVALLEDSLSGASASAGAEGGAGARAGGEGRPPARLVHGGRADVADRFLEPTVVADVSPDSALMAEEIFGPVLPIVRVDTFEEAVEFITARPHPLAAYLFTDKHRYHRAFEERVTAGGIAFDVALLQVGLPTLPFGGVGASGLGAYHGRAGFETFSQLRPALTKTDQVDTLRMVYPPYTWTKRQALKRLL; from the coding sequence AGGGACCGGGGCAGGATGACACCGCCCTCGACCCGGCGTCGATGCTGCACGTCCCGGCCGGACCGGACGTGGCGAGCGGGAACGAGGAGCCGGGGGTCGCCGTCGCGAGGATGCGCCAGGCCGCCGCGCTGAGGTTGGCGCACCCGCGGCGCTTCCGTGCCGGTCAGCTCAAGGGCATCCGGCGGATGCTGGAGGAACAGGCTGACGCGATCTGCGCGGCCTTGGCGGCCGACCTCGGCAAACCCACCGTCGAGGCGATGCTGACCGAGGTCCAGCCCACCCGATCCGAGGTGGACCACGCCCTGCTGTACCTGACCGACTGGATGGAACCGGAATCGGTGAAGGTGCCGCTGGCCTTCCGCCCCGCCAGCGCCAAGGTCGAGGCCCGGCCTCTGGGGACCGTGCTGATCATCGGCCCGTGGAACTACCCGGTCCAGACCCTGCTCGGCCCGCTGGTGGCGGCCGTGGCGGCTGGCAACGCCGTGGTGCTCAAGCCCAGCGAGAAGGCCCCCGCCACGTCCGAACTCATCGGCCGGCTCATCCCGCAGTACCTGGACCCGCGTGCGGTCGCCGTGGTGCAGGGCGGGGCCGAGGCCGTGCAGGCCCTGCTGGCGGAGAAGTTCGACCACATCTTCTACACCGGAGGGGAGCGCGTGGGGCGGATCGTCTACGAGGCCGCCGCGAAGCAGCTCACGCCGGTGACCCTCGAGCTGGGCGGCAAGTCCCCGTGCGTGGTGGCGGACGGACGCAACTGGCCCGCGATCGCCCGCCGGATCGCCTTCGGCAAGTTCACCAACGCGGGGCAGACCTGCGTGGCCCCGGACTACGTGCTGGCCGTGGGCGAGGAGTCCCAGCGGCAGCTCGAGAAGCACCTGCCGAAGGCCATCGAGGAGTTCTACGGCAAGGACGCGCAGAAATCGCCGGATTACGGCCGTATGGTCAGCGCCGAGCACCTGGAACGGACGGTGGCGTTGCTGGAAGACTCCCTGTCGGGTGCCAGTGCCAGTGCGGGTGCTGAAGGCGGTGCCGGCGCTCGGGCCGGAGGCGAGGGCCGCCCACCCGCGCGGCTCGTGCATGGCGGCCGGGCCGACGTCGCCGACCGGTTCCTGGAGCCGACCGTGGTGGCGGACGTGTCACCGGACAGCGCCCTGATGGCGGAGGAGATCTTCGGGCCCGTGTTGCCGATTGTGCGCGTCGACACCTTCGAGGAGGCCGTGGAGTTCATCACAGCCCGGCCGCACCCCCTGGCCGCCTACCTGTTCACGGACAAGCACCGCTACCACCGGGCCTTCGAGGAGCGCGTCACGGCCGGCGGCATTGCCTTCGACGTGGCTCTGCTGCAGGTGGGCCTGCCCACGCTGCCCTTCGGTGGGGTGGGTGCATCCGGCCTGGGTGCCTATCACGGACGGGCCGGATTCGAGACGTTCTCCCAGCTGCGCCCGGCCCTGACGAAGACCGATCAGGTGGACACCCTGAGGATGGTCTACCCGCCTTACACCTGGACCAAGCGCCAGGCCCTCAAGCGCCTGCTGTAG
- the pgm gene encoding phosphoglucomutase (alpha-D-glucose-1,6-bisphosphate-dependent) — protein MSSENASPDAAATQVRPAAERAGTRALAQDLVDVPALLAAYSEQHPDPANPAQQVSFGTSGHRGSSLKASFNEDHIAAITQAIIEYRAAQGVTGPLLMGRDTHALSGPAQDTALEVLMGNGVHTLIDSRDGFTPTPAVSHAILALNAEVPAGDGPSEAGQTGQADGIVITPSHNPPTDGGIKYNPPHGGPADTDATNWIADRANALLAGGLTDVQRIPLAEARRHEALGTYDFLDRYVSDLPKVIDLDAIRQARVRIGADPMGGASVGYWGEIGARHGLDLTVVNPEVDPQWGFMTLDWDGKIRMDCSSPNAMASLIERMRAEGTGENESAGAAPFDIATGNDADADRHGIVTPDGGLMNPNHFLSVAIDYLYRHRHGWPAGAGVGKTLVSSSMIDRVAAGLGRPLVEVPVGFKWFVPGLLDGTGVFGGEESAGASFVRFDGGAWSTDKDGLLLCLLAAEIRAVTGKSPSAYYAELVEQYGDPVYARIDAPATAEQKAKLKKMSPSDVTADTLAGEPITAKMTEAPGNGAAIGGLKVTTENAWFAARPSGTEDVYKIYAESFVSAEHLARVQAEAKAIVDAVIA, from the coding sequence ATGAGCTCTGAGAACGCCTCACCCGATGCCGCCGCCACCCAGGTGAGGCCCGCCGCCGAACGAGCCGGGACACGCGCCCTCGCGCAGGACCTGGTGGACGTGCCGGCGTTGCTCGCCGCCTACTCCGAGCAGCATCCCGATCCCGCCAACCCGGCCCAGCAGGTCTCCTTCGGGACCTCAGGCCACCGTGGCTCCTCGCTCAAGGCCTCCTTCAACGAAGATCACATCGCCGCCATCACCCAGGCGATCATCGAGTACCGTGCCGCCCAGGGCGTGACTGGCCCCCTCCTGATGGGTCGGGACACCCACGCCCTCTCGGGCCCCGCACAGGACACCGCGCTCGAGGTGCTCATGGGCAACGGCGTGCACACCCTGATCGACTCCCGGGACGGGTTCACCCCCACCCCCGCCGTCTCCCACGCCATCCTGGCGCTGAACGCGGAGGTGCCAGCCGGCGACGGGCCCTCTGAGGCCGGACAGACGGGGCAGGCCGACGGCATCGTCATCACTCCGTCCCACAACCCGCCCACCGACGGCGGCATCAAGTACAACCCTCCGCACGGCGGCCCCGCGGACACGGACGCCACAAACTGGATCGCTGACCGCGCCAACGCCCTGCTCGCCGGCGGCCTCACGGACGTCCAGCGCATCCCGCTGGCCGAGGCCCGGCGGCACGAGGCCCTCGGGACCTACGACTTCCTGGATCGCTACGTCTCCGACCTGCCCAAGGTCATCGACCTGGATGCCATCCGCCAGGCCAGGGTACGCATCGGAGCGGACCCCATGGGCGGCGCTTCCGTGGGGTACTGGGGAGAGATCGGAGCCCGGCACGGCCTGGACCTGACCGTGGTGAACCCGGAGGTCGACCCGCAGTGGGGGTTCATGACCCTGGACTGGGACGGGAAGATCCGCATGGACTGCTCCTCCCCCAACGCGATGGCCTCGCTGATCGAGCGGATGCGGGCCGAGGGGACCGGTGAGAACGAGTCGGCCGGCGCTGCCCCGTTCGACATCGCCACGGGCAACGACGCCGACGCCGACCGCCATGGGATCGTCACTCCGGACGGCGGGCTGATGAATCCGAACCACTTCCTGTCCGTCGCCATTGACTACCTCTACCGGCACCGGCACGGCTGGCCGGCCGGCGCCGGCGTCGGGAAGACCTTGGTCTCCTCCTCGATGATCGACCGGGTGGCCGCGGGACTCGGACGACCGCTCGTGGAGGTGCCGGTCGGCTTCAAGTGGTTCGTGCCCGGACTGTTGGACGGCACCGGGGTGTTCGGCGGCGAGGAGTCCGCCGGCGCCTCCTTCGTGCGCTTCGACGGCGGCGCCTGGTCCACGGACAAGGACGGATTGCTGCTGTGCCTGCTCGCCGCTGAGATCCGTGCGGTGACGGGCAAGTCGCCCTCGGCGTACTACGCGGAGCTGGTGGAGCAGTACGGCGATCCCGTGTACGCCCGCATCGATGCGCCGGCCACCGCCGAGCAGAAGGCGAAGCTGAAGAAGATGTCCCCGTCCGACGTCACCGCGGACACCCTGGCCGGCGAACCGATCACCGCCAAGATGACTGAGGCCCCCGGCAACGGCGCGGCCATCGGCGGCCTCAAGGTCACCACCGAGAACGCCTGGTTCGCGGCCCGGCCCTCCGGCACCGAGGACGTGTACAAGATCTATGCCGAGTCGTTCGTCTCCGCCGAGCACCTGGCGCGGGTGCAGGCGGAGGCCAAGGCGATCGTGGACGCCGTCATCGCCTGA